A genomic segment from Anaeromyxobacter sp. encodes:
- a CDS encoding HAMP domain-containing histidine kinase has translation MTEQPDGGAESREHEERLRARAAFIRDLAHEVSTPLTPLAGYLKILQTEKLGPLSAQQRRVMETMAVCVARLTRIVENLGDFASLGSERAPLTPGPVDPDLLAELVIEELRPFIKDARLNVVLARAGGGPVLADARKLKQALMNVVGNAVKFSPHGAEVLVEVSREGGRLRFAVYDQGPGVAAAEAAAIFEPFHHAQVRASDEARHHPGSGLGLPVARRIAEAHGGRVWLESPPRTQPPVALRHFAGCRFTIEIPDIRPDQAPPAEAAAPPAGPR, from the coding sequence ATGACGGAGCAGCCGGACGGGGGCGCGGAGTCACGGGAGCACGAGGAGCGCCTCCGGGCCCGGGCCGCCTTCATCCGCGACCTGGCGCACGAGGTCTCGACGCCCCTCACCCCGCTGGCCGGCTACCTCAAGATCCTCCAGACCGAGAAGCTCGGGCCCCTCTCGGCCCAGCAGCGGCGGGTCATGGAGACCATGGCGGTGTGCGTGGCGCGGCTCACCCGCATCGTCGAGAACCTGGGCGACTTCGCCAGCCTGGGCTCCGAGCGCGCGCCGCTCACGCCGGGGCCGGTCGATCCGGACCTGCTGGCCGAGCTGGTCATCGAGGAGCTGCGCCCCTTCATCAAGGACGCCCGGCTCAACGTGGTGCTGGCGCGCGCCGGTGGCGGGCCGGTGCTGGCCGACGCCCGCAAGCTCAAGCAGGCGCTCATGAACGTGGTGGGCAACGCCGTGAAGTTCTCCCCGCACGGCGCCGAGGTGCTGGTGGAGGTGTCCCGCGAGGGCGGGCGGCTCCGCTTCGCCGTCTACGACCAGGGGCCGGGCGTCGCGGCGGCGGAGGCCGCCGCCATCTTCGAGCCCTTCCACCACGCCCAGGTGCGGGCCAGCGACGAGGCGCGGCACCACCCGGGCTCCGGCCTGGGCCTGCCGGTGGCGCGCCGCATCGCCGAGGCCCACGGCGGCCGGGTCTGGCTGGAGAGCCCGCCGCGCACCCAGCCGCCGGTGGCCCTGCGCCACTTCGCCGGCTGCCGCTTCACCATCGAGATCCCGGACATCCGCCCGGACCAGGCGCCGCCGGCCGAGGCCGCCGCGCCGCCGGCCGGGCCGAGGTAG
- a CDS encoding cobalamin-dependent protein (Presence of a B(12) (cobalamin)-binding domain implies dependence on cobalamin itself, in one of its several forms, or in some unusual lineages, dependence on a cobalamin-like analog.), translating to MSARGPGPGELVRPYGDRRDDGVVQLSFVLPVPPGERARQAALEVARQMNLERVHVAAMEAAAEGYTFFVVYAHTAAAVDYGALVVPEVLTRKRGFDELNELSLREVGRRIVVLGACTGSDAHAVGIDAIMNMKGFAGDYGLERYPCFEASNLGAQVENATLARACLERRADVVLVSQVVTQRDVHKENARQLLDELERLGVRRQVVALLGGPRIDHALALELGFDAGFGPGTRPSDVANYLVAEVLRRMGKVFH from the coding sequence GTGAGCGCCCGCGGACCCGGGCCCGGCGAGCTGGTCCGCCCCTACGGCGACCGGCGCGACGACGGGGTGGTGCAGCTCTCCTTCGTGCTGCCGGTCCCGCCGGGCGAGCGGGCGCGGCAGGCCGCCCTGGAGGTGGCCCGCCAGATGAACCTGGAGCGGGTCCACGTGGCGGCCATGGAGGCCGCCGCCGAGGGCTACACCTTCTTCGTGGTCTACGCCCACACCGCGGCGGCGGTGGACTACGGCGCCCTGGTGGTGCCGGAGGTGCTGACCCGCAAGCGCGGCTTCGACGAGCTCAACGAGCTCTCGCTGCGCGAGGTGGGGCGCCGCATCGTGGTGCTGGGGGCCTGCACCGGCTCCGACGCCCACGCGGTGGGCATCGACGCCATCATGAACATGAAGGGGTTCGCCGGCGACTACGGGCTGGAGCGCTACCCCTGCTTCGAGGCCAGCAACCTGGGCGCGCAGGTGGAGAACGCCACGCTGGCCCGGGCCTGCCTGGAGCGCCGGGCCGACGTGGTGCTGGTGTCGCAGGTGGTGACCCAGCGCGACGTGCACAAGGAGAACGCGCGCCAGCTGCTCGACGAGCTGGAGCGGCTGGGGGTGCGCCGCCAGGTGGTGGCCCTGCTGGGCGGGCCGCGCATCGACCACGCGCTGGCGCTGGAGCTCGGCTTCGACGCCGGCTTCGGGCCCGGCACGCGCCCCTCCGACGTGGCCAACTACCTGGTGGCCGAGGTGCTGCGGCGCATGGGGAAGGTCTTCCACTGA
- a CDS encoding 3-aminobutyryl-CoA ammonia lyase, whose protein sequence is MKVTLRLRMSQADAHYGGALVDGARLLALFGDVATELLVRHDGDEGLFRAYDSVEFLAPVHAGDFVEAEGEIVRVGATSRAMRFEARKVISPRADLNDSAADVLATPLVVCRASGTCVVLRERQRGQSGGASYG, encoded by the coding sequence ATGAAGGTGACGCTGCGGCTGCGGATGTCCCAGGCCGACGCCCACTACGGCGGGGCCCTGGTGGACGGCGCCAGGCTGCTGGCCCTCTTCGGCGACGTGGCCACCGAGCTGCTGGTGCGCCACGACGGCGACGAGGGGCTGTTCCGGGCCTACGACTCGGTGGAGTTCCTGGCCCCGGTGCACGCCGGGGACTTCGTGGAGGCCGAGGGGGAGATCGTCCGGGTGGGCGCCACCTCGCGCGCCATGCGCTTCGAGGCCCGCAAGGTCATCAGCCCGCGGGCCGATCTCAACGACAGCGCCGCCGACGTGCTGGCGACGCCGCTGGTGGTGTGCCGCGCCAGCGGCACCTGCGTGGTGCTCCGCGAGCGGCAGCGCGGCCAGTCCGGGGGGGCGTCCTATGGGTGA
- a CDS encoding 3-keto-5-aminohexanoate cleavage protein → MGEPVIIAAAVVGAEVTREQNPAVPYTPEEIAAAAVAAWRAGAAVVHLHARWPDGRPSQEAAHFRRIVDLIRDAGSDLVVQCSTGGAVGMPLEERLGSLVAGAEMGTLNMGTLNFGDEVFVNSRRDIVRVATRLRERGLVPECEVYDAGMLDTLAWLLAQGHLAQPYHVQFVLGVPGGMAGTERNLRFLVEGLPEAVHWSVAGVGRAELPLAEVALRLGGHVRVGLEDNLFVSKGVLASGSDQLVAAAAALAARAGRPLATPAQARALLGIR, encoded by the coding sequence ATGGGTGAGCCGGTCATCATCGCCGCCGCCGTGGTCGGCGCGGAGGTCACCCGCGAGCAGAACCCGGCCGTGCCCTACACGCCGGAGGAGATCGCCGCGGCCGCCGTGGCGGCCTGGCGCGCCGGCGCGGCGGTGGTCCACCTGCACGCCCGCTGGCCGGACGGCCGCCCCTCGCAGGAGGCGGCCCACTTCCGCCGCATCGTGGACCTGATCCGCGACGCCGGCAGCGACCTGGTGGTGCAGTGCTCCACCGGCGGCGCGGTCGGCATGCCGCTCGAGGAGCGGCTCGGCTCCCTGGTGGCCGGCGCCGAGATGGGCACCCTCAACATGGGCACGCTGAACTTCGGCGACGAGGTCTTCGTCAACTCGCGCCGGGACATCGTGCGGGTGGCCACCCGCCTGCGGGAGCGCGGCCTGGTGCCGGAGTGCGAGGTGTACGACGCCGGCATGCTCGACACCCTGGCCTGGCTGCTCGCGCAGGGCCACCTGGCCCAGCCCTACCACGTGCAGTTCGTGCTCGGCGTGCCGGGCGGCATGGCCGGCACCGAGCGCAACCTGCGCTTCCTGGTCGAGGGGCTGCCCGAGGCGGTCCACTGGTCGGTGGCGGGCGTCGGGCGGGCCGAGCTGCCGCTGGCCGAGGTGGCGCTGCGGCTGGGCGGGCACGTGCGGGTGGGGCTGGAGGACAACCTCTTCGTGTCGAAGGGGGTGCTGGCCAGCGGCAGCGACCAGCTGGTGGCCGCCGCGGCCGCCCTGGCCGCCCGGGCCGGCCGGCCGCTGGCCACCCCGGCCCAGGCGCGGGCGCTGCTGGGGATCCGGTGA
- a CDS encoding HU family DNA-binding protein has translation MTKADLIEKVQAAHADLSKRQVAQVVDAIFEQLGKGIRKDKRFVMPGFGTFSVKKRAGRVGRNPRTGAEIKIAPTKTVGFKPAPELKKVL, from the coding sequence ATGACCAAGGCGGACCTGATCGAGAAGGTGCAGGCGGCGCACGCCGACCTCTCGAAGCGGCAAGTGGCCCAGGTGGTTGACGCGATCTTCGAGCAGCTGGGCAAGGGGATCCGCAAGGACAAGCGGTTCGTCATGCCCGGGTTCGGCACCTTCTCGGTGAAGAAGCGGGCCGGCCGGGTGGGGCGGAACCCACGCACCGGCGCCGAGATCAAGATCGCGCCCACCAAGACGGTCGGCTTCAAGCCGGCGCCCGAGCTGAAGAAGGTCCTGTAG
- a CDS encoding PilZ domain-containing protein: MQGLAEWLAAFREAHEKARRGALGAGDLAAYRSGRDELARALLVGQQLTLAAGQTPRQTLRVARALQIELVVAEVHERTVTLDLSTGGFSAALSKAPPLGDEVGVTLRLPATDPLACRARVTDVRAMGGQARVSARFTGLPASERERLEVFVFDTVLALIGR; the protein is encoded by the coding sequence GTGCAGGGCCTGGCCGAGTGGCTGGCGGCCTTCCGCGAGGCGCACGAGAAGGCGCGGCGCGGCGCCCTGGGCGCCGGCGATCTGGCCGCCTACCGGTCCGGGCGCGACGAGCTGGCCCGGGCGCTGCTGGTGGGCCAGCAGCTCACCCTGGCGGCCGGGCAGACGCCGCGCCAGACCCTGCGGGTGGCCCGCGCCCTCCAGATCGAGCTGGTGGTGGCCGAGGTGCACGAGCGCACCGTCACGCTCGACCTGAGCACCGGCGGCTTCTCGGCGGCGCTCTCCAAGGCGCCGCCGCTCGGCGACGAGGTGGGGGTCACGCTGCGCCTCCCCGCCACCGATCCGCTGGCCTGCCGGGCGCGGGTCACCGACGTGCGCGCCATGGGCGGCCAGGCCCGGGTGTCGGCCCGCTTCACCGGGCTCCCGGCCAGCGAGCGCGAGCGGCTCGAGGTGTTCGTCTTCGACACCGTGCTGGCGCTGATCGGCCGGTAG
- a CDS encoding ammonium transporter: protein MRKLFAALAIAAPALALAQADAPPPLDSGATALVLVSAGLVLLMTPGLAFFYGGLVRAKNVVHTMNMSIVCMAIVGVLWTLVGYSLSFSPGGSLNAFIGGLSWAGLGGVTGAAEPSLSATIPHLAFMLFQAMFAVITPALISGAIVERVRIKAYVLFVALWSLVVYTPVAHWVWAPGGWLRDLGALDFAGGTVVHINAAAAALVGAILLGKRRGLRAPVVVPHNVPFAILGAGLLWFGWLGFNGGSALAADGLAAYAFTNTFVAPAAAALTWGLVELFKHGKMSGVGLASGAVAGMVAITPAAGFVTPLSSLLLGSLAALASFGAVRLRPKLGLDDSLDVFAVHGVAATLGALLTGVLASKAVNGAGADGSLGLLGVQALGVLVTFAWSGALSFVLFKVVGFITPLRAEEQDEWTGLDQSDAGERGYVLADDSSSAG from the coding sequence GTGAGAAAGCTCTTCGCCGCCCTGGCCATCGCCGCCCCCGCGCTCGCCCTGGCCCAGGCCGACGCCCCGCCCCCGCTCGACAGCGGCGCCACCGCGCTGGTGCTGGTCTCCGCCGGGCTGGTGCTGCTCATGACGCCGGGCCTGGCCTTCTTCTACGGCGGCCTGGTCCGCGCCAAGAACGTCGTCCACACCATGAACATGTCCATCGTCTGCATGGCCATCGTGGGCGTGCTCTGGACGCTGGTCGGCTACAGCCTCTCGTTCTCCCCGGGCGGCAGCCTGAACGCCTTCATCGGCGGCCTCTCCTGGGCCGGGCTGGGCGGCGTCACCGGCGCGGCCGAGCCGTCGCTCTCCGCCACCATCCCGCACCTGGCCTTCATGCTCTTCCAGGCCATGTTCGCCGTCATCACCCCGGCGCTCATCTCCGGCGCCATCGTGGAGCGGGTGCGCATCAAGGCCTACGTGCTCTTCGTGGCCCTGTGGAGCCTGGTGGTCTACACGCCGGTGGCCCACTGGGTCTGGGCCCCCGGCGGCTGGCTGCGCGACCTGGGCGCGCTCGACTTCGCCGGCGGCACGGTGGTGCACATCAACGCGGCGGCGGCGGCGCTGGTCGGGGCCATCCTGCTCGGCAAGCGGCGCGGCCTGCGCGCCCCGGTGGTGGTGCCGCACAACGTGCCCTTCGCCATCCTGGGCGCCGGCCTGCTCTGGTTCGGCTGGCTCGGCTTCAACGGCGGCAGCGCCCTGGCGGCCGACGGCCTGGCGGCCTACGCCTTCACCAACACCTTCGTGGCGCCGGCCGCCGCGGCGCTCACCTGGGGCCTGGTGGAGCTCTTCAAGCACGGCAAGATGTCCGGCGTGGGCCTGGCCTCCGGCGCGGTGGCCGGCATGGTGGCCATCACCCCGGCGGCCGGCTTCGTCACCCCGCTCTCCAGCCTGCTGCTCGGCTCCCTGGCGGCCCTGGCCTCCTTCGGCGCCGTCCGGCTGCGCCCCAAGCTCGGCCTGGACGACTCCCTGGACGTCTTCGCGGTGCACGGCGTGGCCGCCACGCTGGGCGCGCTGCTGACCGGCGTGCTGGCCAGCAAGGCGGTCAACGGCGCCGGCGCCGACGGCAGCCTGGGGCTGCTGGGCGTGCAGGCGCTGGGCGTGCTCGTCACCTTCGCCTGGTCCGGCGCCCTGTCCTTCGTCCTCTTCAAGGTGGTGGGCTTCATCACCCCGCTGCGCGCCGAGGAGCAGGACGAGTGGACCGGCCTCGACCAGTCGGACGCCGGCGAGCGCGGCTACGTGCTGGCCGACGACAGCAGCTCGGCGGGCTGA
- a CDS encoding TIGR04563 family protein, producing the protein MAGTDKRKQSLYFPEDMLNEIQAEANRQDRSLSWIVQQAWRIARGEIMRFPSVNDVLSGVARPDEKEEKA; encoded by the coding sequence ATGGCCGGCACCGACAAGCGCAAGCAGTCACTCTACTTCCCCGAAGACATGCTGAACGAGATCCAGGCCGAGGCGAACCGGCAGGACCGTTCCCTCTCGTGGATCGTGCAGCAGGCCTGGCGGATCGCGCGTGGCGAGATCATGCGCTTCCCGTCGGTCAACGACGTGCTCTCCGGCGTGGCCCGCCCGGACGAGAAGGAGGAGAAGGCCTAG
- the tilS gene encoding tRNA lysidine(34) synthetase TilS, protein MRAGASPAEGAPLDPYPAAVLATIRARRLASPATSLLVATSAGPDSTALLAALAALRDRGALGPLAALHVDHGLRPDGALDAAACQEACQRLGVPFNSVRVQVAPGNVQAEARRARYAALAREAARVGADRIATGHTLTDQAETVLLRLARGAGARGLAGIPARRGALVRPLLDRPRAEGLAYLARLGLAFREDPSNATPRFARNRVRQRLWPLLLELNPAAEAALGRAAGLLRDDERALARRARAVVEGAGGPAAGVPVARLLAEPRAVRRRVVRRLVGRRAELGAAHVEVVLALLRRKRAGRAGLPGGLEAVVAGGLLRIRPVAAPAGPALAPVEVPGPGTYPLPGLGLAAEVAAPAAAALPWPLWLRTRRPGDRLRPAGGAGGKKLKAWLIDRKVPREARDRLVLLADAGGAVLAIPALGVLAAGLPAGVAVRLVPAT, encoded by the coding sequence ATGCGCGCCGGCGCGAGCCCGGCCGAGGGGGCACCGCTCGACCCGTATCCGGCCGCGGTGCTCGCCACCATCCGTGCCCGGCGCCTCGCCTCCCCGGCGACCTCGCTGCTCGTCGCCACCTCCGCCGGCCCGGACTCGACGGCGCTGCTGGCCGCGCTGGCGGCCCTGCGCGACCGCGGGGCGCTCGGGCCCCTGGCCGCCCTCCACGTGGATCACGGCCTGCGGCCGGACGGCGCGCTCGACGCGGCGGCGTGCCAGGAGGCCTGCCAGCGGCTCGGCGTGCCCTTCAACTCGGTGCGGGTCCAGGTGGCCCCCGGCAACGTGCAGGCCGAGGCCCGCCGGGCGCGCTACGCCGCGCTGGCGCGGGAGGCGGCCCGGGTGGGAGCCGACCGGATCGCCACCGGCCACACCCTCACCGACCAGGCCGAGACGGTGCTGCTGCGCCTGGCGCGCGGCGCCGGGGCGCGCGGGCTGGCCGGCATCCCGGCCCGTCGCGGGGCGCTGGTGCGGCCGCTGCTCGACCGCCCACGCGCCGAGGGGCTGGCCTACCTGGCCCGCCTGGGCCTGGCCTTCCGGGAGGACCCCAGCAACGCCACCCCCCGCTTCGCCCGCAACCGGGTGCGCCAGCGGCTCTGGCCGCTGCTGCTCGAGCTGAACCCGGCGGCCGAGGCCGCCCTGGGGCGCGCCGCCGGGCTGCTGCGGGACGACGAGCGGGCGCTGGCGCGGCGGGCGCGCGCGGTGGTGGAGGGCGCAGGTGGGCCGGCGGCCGGGGTGCCGGTGGCCCGGCTCCTGGCGGAGCCCCGGGCGGTGCGGCGGCGGGTGGTGCGCCGCCTGGTCGGCCGGCGGGCCGAGCTCGGGGCGGCCCACGTGGAGGTGGTGCTGGCGCTCCTGCGGCGAAAGCGCGCGGGTCGCGCCGGCCTGCCCGGCGGGCTGGAGGCGGTGGTGGCCGGGGGCCTGCTGCGGATCCGGCCCGTCGCCGCGCCGGCCGGGCCGGCGCTGGCGCCGGTGGAGGTGCCGGGCCCGGGCACCTACCCTCTGCCTGGCCTGGGGCTCGCCGCCGAGGTGGCCGCGCCCGCCGCCGCCGCGCTGCCATGGCCGCTCTGGCTGCGCACCCGGCGCCCGGGCGACCGCCTGCGCCCGGCCGGCGGGGCCGGCGGCAAGAAGCTCAAGGCCTGGCTCATCGACCGGAAGGTGCCGCGGGAGGCGCGCGACCGGCTGGTGCTGCTGGCCGACGCCGGCGGCGCGGTGCTGGCCATCCCGGCGCTCGGGGTGCTGGCCGCCGGCCTGCCCGCCGGCGTCGCCGTCCGGCTGGTCCCGGCGACGTGA
- the ftsH gene encoding ATP-dependent zinc metalloprotease FtsH produces MKQSYKTALLWVFLIVMFIALWKVFDQKGTQIKTYNWSQFDAKVKAGQVKDVVVKELEYSGHLADGTEFTTTGPLDASATIAKDLLEKGVTLSYAKPDQGSLWVQVALQWLPLVFIFLLFFFFMRQLQSGGGKAMSFGKSRAKLMTEHHNKITFSDVAGIDESKDELEEIISFLKDPKKFTRLGGRIPKGVLLMGPPGTGKTLLARAVAGEAGVPFFSISGSDFVEMFVGVGASRVRDLFEQGKKNAPCIIFIDEIDAVGRHRGAGLGGGHDEREQTLNQLLVEMDGFESNEGVILVAATNRPDVLDPALLRPGRFDRRIVVPRPDVNGRLGIFKVHTKKVPMDPNVDLLSIAKGTPGFSGADIENLVNEAALFAARRNQEKVTGPDFEYAKDKVLMGSERRSMVISDREKRTTAVHEAGHALVARIIPGTDPVHKVTIIPRGRALGLTQQLPQEDRLNINQEFALNQIAILMGGRIAEELTFNQKTTGAGNDIEVATGLARSMVCEWGMSEKMGPLAFGKKEGEVFLGREMSTVQAFSAETARDIDAEVHRIVMEQYDRARKILEGHRDVLAKIADALIEYETLDTADIEVLMGSGTITRPPPAKPMATTVVGDKKKGGLLDPVGGVPAAGKA; encoded by the coding sequence TTGAAACAGTCCTACAAGACCGCCCTGCTCTGGGTCTTCCTCATCGTGATGTTCATCGCGCTGTGGAAGGTGTTCGACCAGAAGGGGACGCAGATCAAGACCTACAACTGGTCCCAGTTCGACGCCAAGGTGAAGGCGGGCCAGGTGAAGGACGTGGTGGTGAAGGAGCTCGAGTACAGCGGGCACCTCGCCGACGGCACCGAGTTCACCACCACCGGCCCGCTCGACGCCTCCGCCACCATCGCCAAGGACCTGCTCGAGAAGGGCGTCACGCTCAGCTACGCCAAGCCCGACCAGGGCTCGCTCTGGGTGCAGGTGGCCCTGCAGTGGCTGCCGCTGGTCTTCATCTTCCTGCTCTTCTTCTTCTTCATGCGGCAGCTCCAGTCGGGCGGGGGCAAGGCCATGAGCTTCGGCAAGTCGCGCGCCAAGCTGATGACCGAGCACCACAACAAGATCACCTTCTCCGACGTGGCCGGCATCGACGAGTCCAAGGACGAGCTGGAGGAGATCATCTCCTTCCTCAAGGACCCGAAGAAGTTCACGCGCCTGGGCGGCCGCATCCCCAAGGGCGTGCTGCTGATGGGCCCGCCGGGCACGGGCAAGACCCTGCTGGCGCGCGCCGTGGCCGGCGAGGCCGGGGTGCCCTTCTTCTCCATCTCCGGCTCCGACTTCGTGGAGATGTTCGTGGGCGTGGGCGCCAGCCGGGTCCGCGACCTCTTCGAGCAGGGCAAGAAGAACGCCCCCTGCATCATCTTCATCGACGAGATCGACGCGGTGGGCCGCCACCGCGGCGCCGGCCTGGGCGGCGGCCACGACGAGCGCGAGCAGACCCTCAACCAGCTGCTGGTGGAGATGGACGGCTTCGAGTCGAACGAGGGCGTCATCCTGGTGGCCGCCACCAACCGGCCCGACGTGCTCGACCCGGCCCTGCTGCGCCCGGGCCGCTTCGACCGGCGCATCGTGGTGCCCCGCCCGGACGTCAACGGCCGGCTCGGCATCTTCAAGGTCCACACCAAGAAGGTCCCCATGGACCCCAACGTGGACCTGCTCTCCATCGCCAAGGGGACGCCCGGCTTCTCCGGCGCCGACATCGAGAACCTGGTCAACGAGGCGGCCCTCTTCGCGGCCCGCCGCAACCAGGAGAAGGTGACCGGCCCCGACTTCGAGTACGCCAAGGACAAGGTGCTGATGGGCAGCGAGCGCCGCTCCATGGTCATCTCCGACCGGGAGAAGCGGACCACGGCGGTGCACGAGGCCGGCCACGCGCTGGTGGCGCGCATCATCCCGGGCACCGACCCGGTCCACAAGGTCACCATCATCCCGCGCGGCCGCGCCCTGGGGCTGACCCAGCAGCTGCCCCAGGAGGACCGGCTCAACATCAACCAGGAGTTCGCCCTCAACCAGATCGCCATCCTCATGGGCGGCCGCATCGCCGAGGAGCTGACCTTCAACCAGAAGACCACCGGCGCCGGCAACGACATCGAGGTGGCCACCGGCCTGGCCCGCAGCATGGTCTGCGAGTGGGGCATGAGCGAGAAGATGGGGCCCCTGGCCTTCGGCAAGAAGGAGGGCGAGGTCTTCCTGGGCCGCGAGATGTCCACCGTGCAGGCCTTCTCGGCCGAGACGGCGCGCGACATCGACGCCGAGGTGCACCGCATCGTCATGGAGCAGTACGACCGGGCCCGGAAGATCCTGGAGGGGCACCGCGACGTGCTGGCCAAGATCGCCGACGCGCTCATCGAGTACGAGACGCTCGACACCGCCGACATCGAGGTGCTGATGGGCAGCGGCACCATCACCCGCCCGCCCCCGGCCAAGCCCATGGCCACCACCGTGGTGGGCGACAAGAAGAAGGGCGGGCTGCTCGACCCGGTCGGCGGCGTGCCGGCGGCGGGCAAGGCCTGA
- the folP gene encoding dihydropteroate synthase, with protein sequence MRLRIGARLFEGPGPFLMGVVNATPDSFSDGGRFLDPDAAVAQAERLAEEGADLVDLGGESTRPGAAPVAAAEERRRVVPVIERLRARGFTLPISIDTSKAEVARAALQAGADLVNDVAGLADPALAAVVAEAGVPVVLMHLRGTPATMDGLAGYADLMGEVAAELRAAQARAEAAGIPAGRIILDPGLGFAKTPEQSLELLARVGELRALGRPLLVGPSRKRFIGHATGAPVEARLPGTLAAVTACVLAGVELLRVHDVAPARQAALLAAALRDRRAGGPAALR encoded by the coding sequence ATGCGGCTTCGGATCGGGGCCAGGCTCTTCGAGGGGCCCGGCCCCTTCCTCATGGGGGTGGTGAACGCCACCCCGGACTCCTTCTCCGACGGCGGGCGCTTCCTCGACCCGGACGCCGCGGTGGCGCAGGCCGAGCGGCTGGCCGAGGAGGGGGCCGACCTGGTGGACCTGGGCGGCGAGTCCACCAGGCCGGGCGCGGCCCCGGTGGCGGCGGCCGAGGAGCGGCGGCGGGTGGTGCCGGTCATCGAGCGGCTGCGCGCCCGCGGCTTCACGCTGCCCATCTCCATCGACACCAGCAAGGCCGAGGTGGCCCGGGCGGCGCTGCAGGCCGGGGCCGACCTGGTGAACGACGTGGCCGGGCTGGCCGACCCGGCGCTGGCCGCGGTGGTGGCCGAGGCCGGCGTGCCGGTGGTGCTCATGCACCTGCGCGGCACCCCGGCCACCATGGACGGGCTGGCCGGCTACGCCGACCTCATGGGCGAGGTGGCGGCGGAGCTGCGGGCGGCGCAGGCGCGCGCCGAGGCGGCCGGCATCCCGGCCGGGCGGATCATCCTCGACCCCGGCCTGGGCTTCGCCAAGACGCCCGAGCAGAGCCTGGAGCTGCTGGCGCGGGTGGGCGAGCTCCGGGCCCTGGGCCGGCCGCTGCTGGTGGGGCCGTCGCGCAAGCGCTTCATCGGGCACGCCACCGGCGCCCCGGTGGAGGCGCGCCTGCCGGGCACGCTGGCGGCGGTGACCGCCTGCGTGCTGGCCGGCGTGGAGCTGCTGCGGGTGCACGACGTGGCGCCGGCCCGGCAGGCGGCCCTGCTGGCGGCGGCGCTGCGCGACCGGCGGGCTGGCGGTCCGGCGGCGCTGCGGTAG